In the genome of Yarrowia lipolytica chromosome 1B, complete sequence, the window CTCTGCCTTGTTCTTACTGCTACTCCTTGTTAGCACCAATAGCCCATCCCAGACCACTGACCAACATGCTGCTGAGTTGGTCTCTTTTACGTCCAGCTTCCCGAGACACATCAGCCAACACTACCGAAGGCTGAACCACcgactcacgtgactcagGCAGGCTCACCATCATTTCCTCCACGTCTCTCCAAGCATGCAGAACAGCTGATAGGTGTTCTGGTGGACACTTGGCCAGAGCTGTGGACAGTGTCTCGAGTTTGAGGGCCACTAACTCGTccatgtcacgtgacggacTGACGTACTTGCCCACCTGGAAGTATGCAGTCCAAGGCAACTCATGGGCGGCACACAGTTTCTGCGCAGTGTCGAAATCGTCATGAACCAGAGCAGCGGTCACGGCCTGTGTGTAAATGCGAGTCTCGATGTCAGCGTCCGAGATGGACTCAGACTTGTCCAGACCATCCAATAGCTgtctggtcacgtggatgAGCTTCGGACAGTTCTTGTAAGCATCCGGGTTGAGATCCAGAACGCGATCCATCACCTGAAGAGCATCGTGGTTGCGAATATCAACAGGACGGGTCAGAGTGCCGGGCTTGAGGGTTAGAGAGTAGTTAGACAGCGTGTTTGTGGCCTCCAAAAGACACTGGGCCACCTTGAACTGGTGTTTGGTACGTGTATTGGTGTCAGCCATACCCAAAACAAGCTTGGCACTCTTCATGCTTCCTCGAGTGTGGTTACCATTGGTAGCAGCATCATAGAAAGTGTAAAACTGAGCCAGAATGGCCTTTTCAACAAACTCGGAATCAACGAGACCACCCAAAATATACGTGGTCTTGGCAATTTCAAATTGAGAGGCTCCCAGCAATGCTTCAAACACCTTCTGATTAACCTGGGAATCGGAAAGAGTGCTGAAAACAGTCTTCAGCGACACGAGAACCTCTGTGGCAGTAATGAAGGTCTGCCACTGGTCAGAGGTACGCTTTAACCAGTCCTCAGCAAACACAAAGTCATCCAGAAGATCCACTTGAACTTCCTCCCCAGAAGTAGTCACCTTATTAGCCCGTTGAAGGGTGATAGATGGAATAGCAGGTTCCAACAACCGGCAGGtctcaacaagctgctTCGTGAAATGGCTGGTCAAATGACTAGCTCCAGTAACCGCAGGAGACTCTGTGATCAGAGCAAGAGCATCCCATTGAGTATCGTTAGCTTCAAAAGAGTTCTTCAACACGATCTGAATGAAAGCATCTCGCTCGGACTCGGGGAAAGTCACGTTATGCGCCAAAGTAGCTAAAAGAGGTGTATTGGattgtgtcacgtgactcacaAAATCTCGGAAGACAGCCCAGCAGTTTTTGTAAGCAACGTAAGGCTCCAACACAAGCTGCAAGTCGTCCTCAGCAGAGGGCGTTCTCAGATGCGAGCCCAGAAGTTCAATCACGTGGGAAGGATCTCCGTTCTCCAGCTCATCAATTGTCAACCCAGGGTTGATACCATGTAGACGCGTGTAGTTGATGAGCACCTGGGGTACGCCTGCCACCCAATCAACTTCCTCCGAGTTGTTGTGGTAACCACTCTGCAGGATCAGCTGCTCCATCAACTGCGTATCATGTGATACCTTGAACACGAGTCGGATTCGTTCCTCCAGAAAGTTGTGCACAGGTTTGGGTACCACTGAATCGAGGTATGCCAGCAGCTTTTGTTCTCGAGACTTGATCACGAGTTCTGGAATGAATccctcatctccaaccacacTACCCGTATCTTGTCCCTTGTCCAATTGCCCCTTTCCCACCTTGTTGACGAGCCCCATGTATTCCTTTGGATCCAGCAATTCTGGAGTGAGAACCAGAAGAATGTGCAAAATGTCTTCCTTTTGAGAGGCGCAGAAGGCTGGAGAGCTCGCCAGAAGCGTCTCAAGAGCGTGTATTTGCGCACTGGCTGTGAGTTTTGCTGTTTCGAGAAACAGAGACATGATTGCTATTGTAGTGCGTAGCGTGGAGTGATGCGTTGTGTCGTGTTACATGTAATGGAGTTATGCATGCTGAATTTTGGGGTTAGGGTCGGAGCGGCGTGGTGTGGGTAGTCAATGGAACttggtactcgtacttgtaggggaGAGGTGAGATTATAAATTAACGAGGGAAAGTACCAAGAAACCGAATTAAGGGGTATGGGGCTATTATTATGGATTATATTGAAATTTGAGGAAGTTCTATAAGTTTGATTTCGACAGGAGGTATTTGTTGAAGTTTAGTTAGGAAGTCAAGTATCAGGATGACTAAGATGTGTCTTTGATTCGATTCCCACTTATGACTGTATTTTCTTACATACAATGTGATCAGACCTGTTCTCGCTACGAGGACCAGAATAGTATCAATGAGAAGTTTATCAATGAGGATCGACCTTTGTTTCCTTATAGAATAATTCAGCTTCCTTAATAGTTGTATACCCCCcaaaacaaccacaaccacctgCTATCCATCCTCTCCCCTTACGCCTTCCACCTACAGTACGTGTAACTCTAATACATGCAGGTGAAAAGCTACTCTTAAATTTCAACTACTGTATCTCGACAACGGCACAACTCTTTTTCCCCAAAGATGGCTATCGGAATCACAGAAAAGATCACAcagatccaggaggagctggctcGGACGCAGAAAAACAAGGCAACCGAGTACCACGTTGGTCTGCTCAAGGGTAAGCTCGCTCGATATCGacaacagcttctggagccTGCTCCTGGAAGTTCGACTTCCAAGGGAGAAGGATTCGAGGTCAGCAAGTCTGGACATGCCCGAGTGGCTCTTATTGGCTTCCCCTCTGTTGGAAAGTCGTCACTGCTCGGCAAaatcacaaacacaaagtcGGAGATTGCTGCTTACGCCTTCACTACCCTGACGTCAGTTCCTGGTGTGCTGGAGTACAATGGAGCCGAGATCCAGATTCTCGATCTGCCCGGTATTATTCAGGGTGCTTCCGAGGGTAAGGGTCGAGGTCGACAGGTTGTTTCGACCGCTAAAACTGCCGACCTGGTGCTCATGGTTCTGGATGCTACCAAGCCTGAGGAGCAGCGTGCTATTCTCGAGCGAGAACTCGAGTCTGTGGGCATCCGACTTAACAAGGAGCCGCCCAACATTTATTTCAAGATTAAAAAGACAGGAGGCGTCAAATTTTCTTATACCAACCCGCCCAAGTACCTctcggagaagatggtgaTGCACTTGCTCAAGGACTACAAGATCCACAACGCCGACGTGCTGATCCGAGATGAAAACGTGACGGTCGAGGATATGATCGACGTGATCCACGCCGACCACAGATCCTACATCAAGTGTCTATACTGCTACAACAAGTGTGACGctgtgtctctggaggaggtcgaCCGGCTTGCTCACATGCCTGACACCGTGGTCATTTCTGCATCCATGGAGCTGGGTCTCGATGATCTGACGGAACGAATCTGGGCCGACCTCGCCATGCTACGAATCTACACAAAACGAAAGGGAGAGCTTCCGGACTTCGCTGAACCCACCGTGGTTAGATCCACTCACAACACTATCGAGGATGTCTGTGACACTATTCACAGAGACATGAAgaacaagttcaagtacgCGTTGGTGTGGGGTGTGTCGGCCAAGCACTCGCCGCAGAAATGTGGTCTTTCGCACAAGATTGGAGACGAAGATGTGGTGTGTATTTTCACCAAAACGTAGAGTGCTTCGAACTCTCTGATGGCAGGTGTCAGAGGAGACAAGTAGATGATAATATAAACATGAAATACGCATGCAGACCGTACTGGTGGCTTCTGGTAGTTCATATTGGTATTGATGCCTGGTTGACTAAGACTGATCCGTGACATGGAACTTTCCAGAATACTCGCGAGCACAGAAACGCAATCTATAACAACAGCAGACTCGAAAGACTGCAATAAATACACCCTGGGCCATTACACGCAAACTAAATGTGTCGACCTCACAATGATATGTTCTCTTCTACACACTATTCAAATCCATCAATCTCATTAGCAACGGACAACCGTACTGGCGTCCGCCGTTCCTATATACATCCTTCTTATTGCCCTTTGCAATGATGCTCCGCAGTTACTGGTGGTTAAAGCCGTTGTGAGTCAGCATCACAAGGGGAAACACACCTGTAACACACAACATTTGCTTCGATCATGTTGTTTATTTGAGTCCTCCCCGCTTCTCAAGAACAGACTTAGCCTCGTTGATCTTGGTGGCAACGTAGGGAGATCCGCCTCGATCGGGATGGTTCAGCAACATGATCTTTCGGTGCTggcccttgagcttgttCATGGTCAGACCGGCGTCTCGAAGAGACAGAATTTGCAGAGCCTCGGAGGGACCCATTTTGTTCTCAAACCCGCCCTTGAAGAACTGGCCTCGAGCGCCGGCAGCAGGACGCTTGAAAACAGCGCCCAGAGCATACAGACCGACCAGAGTGGCGGCAGTGGCCTGGACAGGGTGCTCGGCAAAGTAGTCGAAAATCTGCTCGTCGatgcccttcttggggCCCTCGGGGACCTGGGGGGCCTCGATCTGGGGAGCGACGCCGGTCTCGGAGTCCATCAGAGGCTCCGACTGCAGAGGTTGGACGGGGGTAGTGCTCATGGTTGTGTAGTGTGCTGTGGTGAGTGGTGATGTCAGACTCAATTTTTCACCACCAAAATATACTTTGAGTTTCGAATTTGGGTGGTTGGTTTTGGCAGCATGCAGAAGACACAGGGAAGACTTTGGGGGACGATGTAGGTGTGCTAAGGGAATTTAGAACATACCAGTGTGCTTCTATAAACGAGAAGAGTACGATAATGATACCACATTTTCCCTTTAGGAGCTATCACACGTCCCCGTGTAAAGTGATCGAGTATAACTAAATACCGAGGTTAAAATGAGGTAAGCTTTGCGGATCTCAACTTCGGGATGCTCATAAGACGTTTAATAGTAGATCTATTTGGAATAAATTTTCACAGATAATATATTGGAAGTGTGTTGTTTCTGTCAGAACAATTTTTACCCAAAATGACACCCAATTTAGTTGAGTATAAGTAACCCCCAAAATCTCTCCCCATAACAATCCTAAACTCTAATACATAGAGATGGCGAATGAATGGGTTTTTCCAGCAATCATATAGGTGTCTATGGGATCTATTAATTGGCTCTGATTATTTAAAGCTGATAAATATACCCACATCCATTCTAGAACGGTGTTTTCTTTCTTGTGTCATTAGAATCCCCCACAAAACCTGTCCCGCAGTATCTCCGAACGCCCTTATTAAGCGGGGTTGagttttgtgtgtgtgcaGGGAAAGGGTTGATCATACTGGAGAGTCGTGAGGACGATATAAACGAAGAGATGTCCCAATTTCCTGAGCCGGTGACTTAGTACGAGATCTAAGATGTACCTGATCTTGGTAAGTTGACCACAGCTGAATGTACTGGAGCTTATAGAGGTAGCTAGAGCTTGTAGTGTAGCTACTAGAATATCACCAGTGCACTGTAGATCGCGCACAATCTATTACAGTAGACTATAAGTTGATGGACATGCTACAGTATCATTGATTTACGAGCTTGGTCTAACTACAGGCACGAGTATTGTAGTTACACCAGTGACCAAACCACAGGCTAATTGCCATTCTGGTGCATCCAGTTAGTGGTACCGGCGATAAAAGTAGTGGCAAGAGTCGAGTTCGTTACAAGTTGGCATCCTGATGATAACATCAAGTGTTGTACATATTAGCATCGATTTCTGTAGCTACATCAAGAAAAATGGGCACTAAGGCACTGGGGGAACTGATGTTACAACATGGTATGAGAATATGATACTGTATATGTGATTATCAGATGAGCTATCTTCTAACACCATAGATCCCTTCTCTGTGCTGTGGTACATGTATGGGACCACAGTCCCTAATTCCCATCGCCAcaccagtatgtacacagACGTATGGCCTGTAGCATCTTCAATCTCACTCGACCTTTTCAAGTACCCCCGTATGCACCATCATTTGCCGTCGCGACCTTCGTGACAATTCCTCCGGTATGTATATTCTATACTCGTCTGTGATGTCTTTGTCCTCATCAAATGTCATAGTGGCATGTAACATGTTATCCAGGCAGGGTATGCTTTTGGGGTTACGAAGCTACTTTGGACCCTTTTTATACACGGCACTCCAACGTAGAATAGGAAATAGGGGATATTGgcctgtacttgtagtgttttttttttttttttttttttttttttttttcagatTATATCAGATATTGTTTCCCATCAGATTCTTCCTCTCTATGAATTTTACCGAATTTCGCCATGTTTCTTGTCCCTTGTTTGATTTGTTTCACAATTAAGCTCATTTTTGCTCGTTTAAATTCAAATTCGCTTAATATGTTCCTTGTTGTCAGCTCGTATCGAGATATACTAGCTGAGAATGTGCTGAGCGGCTTTGAACGTGGCGCCACTTACTATACGCATTGCAAGACATAGAACCATTCCCGTAATAAAAATTCCCTGGGAGCGTACACAAACgcctcacgtgacttttcCGCACTTTTGCGCTCCTCAAAACATACGGCAGCATTGAATTTTGTGTTTAATTTTAATGTACCTTCACTGTTCTGCACGGCGCAGGTGGAGGCGCGGTTAGTAGATTATGTACACTTGTCGTTTTTGACCATTATTGCACGTAAAATGACTATCCGGGAGTATTATGAGGCATTACAAATCGACTAAACCAGTAAAAACGCCCCCAGATGACATTCATGACATTCATGACACTCTAACACCTTTCCCCAGCTTGCGTAAATATATGCAATTATAGTTAAGCTTCATGGGGTGCTGCAGTGTCGAATCACGCATACTGTTAAAGGTGATGAGCAATCCCACAAACGAGTCTCTCACTTTCCTCTCGTCATTGTAAAGCAATTGTTTTTAGAAGCCGACTTCTCTTCCTAAAAAACAGCATGGAAAGCACACCACCAGATTACACTGGTCTGGATCCCACCATTGATGCAGAAATCAGGTCAATAGCAGAATCCGTCCATAAAGATAGGGTCGACGATTACGACACGGAAAAGGGCACTGTGGGGAACGAAAAGCTGCTCAGATCCGACACTGTCCAGCCTAACCTTGACGTCAATCCTTACATCGACAACTCGGACCCCCAACTCGATCCGTTATCTGACGAGTTCAACGCTCGTAAATGGATCAAGACCGTTTTGGGATTGAAGCAGCGGTTTGGAGCAACCAAGCATATCACAGCGGGTGTGTCATTCAAGAACCTGGCCGCTTATGGTTATGGAGGTGGCTCGCAGTACCAGAAGACTTTCTCTAACTCCGTTTTGGCGATTGGCCCGATGATCAtggagctgtttggagGTAACAAGGGCACCAAGGTGCAGATTCTAAGACACTTTGACGGTCTGGTGAGAGCAGGAGAGACCTGTGTGGTACTAGGAAGACCAGGATCGGGATGTACGACATTCCTGAAGTCTGTGGCTTGTGAAACATATGGCTTTCACATTGAGGATAAGACAGAATGGAATTATCAGGGTGAGTACGAACATCTTACGCAGTCCTTTGTGAGGTTTTCATCAGTATACATTTTCTCTGTCGACATTTTTTACTAACATAGGCGTCCCAAGAAAGGTAATGACTAAAAACGCCCGGGGAGAAATCGTCTACAACGCAGAAGTGGATGTCCATTTCCCCCATCTGACAGTCGGAGACACTCTCTTGTTTGCAGCTCTCGCTCGAACACCCCACAATCGTCTGGAGGGAGTATCACGTGAACAGTTTGCCAAACATACGCGAGACGTTACTATGGCAACCCTCGGTCTCACGCATACTATGGATACCAAAGTTGGCAACGATTTCGTGCGtggtgtctctggaggagagcgTAAGCGAGTATCTATTGCCGAGTCTGTCGTCTGTGGAGCTCCTCTCCAGTGCTGGGATAATAGTACACGTGGGCTGGATGCAGCCAATGCCACCGAGTTCATTCGGTCTCTTCGTCTGTCAGCCGAGATGATGGGCTCTTCAATGTTTGTTTCTCTTTATCAGGCATCTCAAGAGGCGTACGACTTGTTCGACAAGGTCTGTGTTTTGTACGAGGGACGACAAATATACTTCGGACTCGCAAAGGAGGCGAAGCAGTTTttccttgatcttggctTCGAGTGTGCAGACCGTCAGACTACGGGTGATTTCCTCACGTCGCTAACCAACCCCATTGAGCGAATAATTCAGCCCGGGTGGGAGAACAAGGTGCCTCGAACTCCTGACGACTTCGAAAAGTGCTGGATGGAGTCACAGGCTCGTCAGAAGCTCCTACAAGAGATTGAGGAGTTTAACACCGAGTTCCAGCTGGGTGGAGAGTCTCAGGATCACTTCATGGAGCTGCGAAAGGAGTCACAGGCTAGACACACTCGTGTCAAGTCTCCGTATACGATATCATGGCCCATGCAGACCAGATTGTGTCTCTGGCGTGGCTTTCTGCGTATCAAAGGAGACATGTCAACAGATATTTCCATTGTGGTTGGAAACTTCATCATGGCCCTGGTTCTGTCTTCCATGTTCTATAACATGCAGCAGACCACAGACACATTTTTCTCTCGAGGAgctcttctctttttcgCTATTCTGCTCAACGCCTTCTCTTCGGTCCTGGAAATTTTATCGCTTTACGAACAACGTCCGATTGTGGAGAAACAAACGCGGT includes:
- a CDS encoding uncharacterized protein (Compare to YALI0B12914g, similar to Saccharomyces cerevisiae SEC39 (YLR440C); ancestral locus Anc_4.323, weakly similar to uniprot|Q12745 Saccharomyces cerevisiae YLR440c hypothetical protein), translated to MSLFLETAKLTASAQIHALETLLASSPAFCASQKEDILHILLVLTPELLDPKEYMGLVNKVGKGQLDKGQDTGSVVGDEGFIPELVIKSREQKLLAYLDSVVPKPVHNFLEERIRLVFKVSHDTQLMEQLILQSGYHNNSEEVDWVAGVPQVLINYTRLHGINPGLTIDELENGDPSHVIELLGSHLRTPSAEDDLQLVLEPYVAYKNCWAVFRDFVSHVTQSNTPLLATLAHNVTFPESERDAFIQIVLKNSFEANDTQWDALALITESPAVTGASHLTSHFTKQLVETCRLLEPAIPSITLQRANKVTTSGEEVQVDLLDDFVFAEDWLKRTSDQWQTFITATEVLVSLKTVFSTLSDSQVNQKVFEALLGASQFEIAKTTYILGGLVDSEFVEKAILAQFYTFYDAATNGNHTRGSMKSAKLVLGMADTNTRTKHQFKVAQCLLEATNTLSNYSLTLKPGTLTRPVDIRNHDALQVMDRVLDLNPDAYKNCPKLIHVTRQLLDGLDKSESISDADIETRIYTQAVTAALVHDDFDTAQKLCAAHELPWTAYFQVGKYVSPSRDMDELVALKLETLSTALAKCPPEHLSAVLHAWRDVEEMMVSLPESRESVVQPSVVLADVSREAGRKRDQLSSMLVSGLGWAIGANKE
- a CDS encoding uncharacterized protein (Compare to YALI0B12958g, similar to uniprot|Q07914 Saccharomyces cerevisiae Chromosome XII reading frame ORF YLR008C), whose amino-acid sequence is MSTTPVQPLQSEPLMDSETGVAPQIEAPQVPEGPKKGIDEQIFDYFAEHPVQATAATLVGLYALGAVFKRPAAGARGQFFKGGFENKMGPSEALQILSLRDAGLTMNKLKGQHRKIMLLNHPDRGGSPYVATKINEAKSVLEKRGGLK
- a CDS encoding uncharacterized protein (Compare to YALI0B12936g, highly similar to uniprot|P53295 Saccharomyces cerevisiae YGR173w strong similarity to human GTP-binding protein P2.387.f2.1 or uniprot|P39729 Saccharomyces cerevisiae YAL036c FUN11 strong similarity to GTP-binding proteins P2.387.f2.1); protein product: MAIGITEKITQIQEELARTQKNKATEYHVGLLKGKLARYRQQLLEPAPGSSTSKGEGFEVSKSGHARVALIGFPSVGKSSLLGKITNTKSEIAAYAFTTLTSVPGVLEYNGAEIQILDLPGIIQGASEGKGRGRQVVSTAKTADLVLMVLDATKPEEQRAILERELESVGIRLNKEPPNIYFKIKKTGGVKFSYTNPPKYLSEKMVMHLLKDYKIHNADVLIRDENVTVEDMIDVIHADHRSYIKCLYCYNKCDAVSLEEVDRLAHMPDTVVISASMELGLDDLTERIWADLAMLRIYTKRKGELPDFAEPTVVRSTHNTIEDVCDTIHRDMKNKFKYALVWGVSAKHSPQKCGLSHKIGDEDVVCIFTKT